The following proteins are co-located in the Paludibaculum fermentans genome:
- a CDS encoding ABC transporter permease subunit, whose translation MIWYKAWLESRWRFAAGMLLITAIAAMDIGQARLLMPRLGIPEDQFGQFVWKSYFTRIAFGWTLSALLLAAGGLVREQALGSCLFSLSLPVSRRRWLAVRTLLALGQSLALALMPAGIVPLMARLLGWSYSPWDAAKFSLLLFVTGLATFAVGILCSSLFQNEFASVAVGVGFVFACGMVANAVAPHSEYGAYMTGRQHMDAAWHLTNGWPWWGIAANAVACIALLGIALRNLERRDF comes from the coding sequence GTGATCTGGTACAAAGCGTGGCTGGAGAGCCGCTGGCGCTTCGCCGCCGGAATGCTGCTGATAACGGCGATCGCGGCAATGGACATTGGCCAGGCACGGCTGTTGATGCCCAGGCTCGGCATACCCGAGGATCAATTCGGCCAGTTCGTGTGGAAGTCTTACTTCACACGCATCGCCTTTGGCTGGACCCTGAGCGCCTTGCTGCTGGCCGCCGGCGGGCTCGTTCGCGAACAGGCCCTGGGTTCCTGCCTGTTCAGCCTCTCGCTGCCGGTCAGCCGGCGCCGCTGGCTGGCCGTGCGAACCCTGCTGGCCCTGGGGCAATCACTGGCGCTGGCCCTGATGCCAGCCGGAATCGTCCCGCTCATGGCCAGACTGCTGGGCTGGAGCTACTCCCCCTGGGACGCGGCGAAGTTCTCCCTGCTCTTATTTGTGACAGGTCTGGCGACCTTCGCGGTCGGCATCCTGTGCTCCTCCCTGTTCCAGAACGAATTCGCGTCGGTGGCCGTCGGGGTGGGCTTCGTGTTTGCCTGCGGCATGGTGGCCAACGCGGTGGCTCCGCACAGTGAGTACGGCGCGTATATGACGGGCCGCCAGCACATGGATGCCGCCTGGCATCTGACGAACGGCTGGCCCTGGTGGGGCATCGCGGCAAACGCCGTCGCCTGCAT